ATTAAATGATGAGTTTGTTTTCTGCCTTTCAGACATTATCCATAGATTTCCATCAATGCCTTCTTTGATATCCGTTTTCTTTAATTGGTATGCGTCGATATAAGCAAGTCCTGTGTAGCATTGGAATACAAATACATCCCTTACGACATTAAGCCTGTCGGTTGTGAAATAATGGCTCTCAAGTTCATACAATTCCTGTGCGGTGAGTGGTTTTTTTACCAGTTTTGTTTTACGTCCCTTAAAGTTCCTGAATGGATCCTTGGAAATTATTTCCCTATCGATGGCGCGGATTACAATCTTTTTGAAATTTGCAATATACTTGAGGGTGGTGTTGTTGCTGCAGTCGCGTACAGTTCTAAGGTAAAATTCAAAGTCCTTTACAAACTCAAGGTTCAAATCCGCAAATTCAACATCATCCTTTTTAAGCTTGAACTTTATAAATGCAGTCAAATGGTTTTTGGTAATGGTAAACCGGTCAAGGGTGCCTTTCGCATAGCCTTTTCCAAGAAGCGCCTCCATTTCATCATTATGCTTCTGGAATTCTTCAAGAACCTTAATCTTTGGGGCTGTCCTTCCCAGGATCTCGTCCATAATTTTCTCAGCGGTTATGGTTTTGCCGCTGTACATCATTTCGGTTTTGATTTCATTGATTTTTAAAGTCAGCGAATCCAAAAAGAAGTTCAGCGACTTAGCATCTTCCTTTGAGCCGACCGCTCTTTCGAACCTTTGATCCCATCGCGTATTATCCCATCTTCTCTTAGTTGAACTTTCCCTGCGGATGCCGTCAACTGTTATTCTGAAATACACAATCCATTCTCTGCTTTCTATTCTGGGTCTTTTTAAAAAGAATCCCAAACCAAAACTGCTTTCCAACATAATCCTACTTTTTAAATTAATAAATGTAGAATAATATCACTGCCAAATCAAGTCGTTAATCTCGTTAACCCCTGTAATATAAGGGATTCTTGCTGTTTCTGGTGCACTTTTCTGTGCGCCGGAAAGTGCACCGATTTTGCACCTTTAATTTTGTGTGGATTTATAAATATTGAAAATAGGCTTAAAACGAAAAAAACCTGCAAATCCTTGAATTTGCAGGTCTTCAGACATTTTTTTCGGCTTTTTGAAAAGATTGAAAACTTTAAATTTTCAGGTTTTTCGGCCTTTCCGTGGGGAGAGCAGGATTCGAACCTGCGAAGTTTTCACAGCAGATTTACAGTCTGCCCTCGTTGGCCGCTTGAGTATCTCCCCGAATCTCTAGCGTTGTGCTTTGTTGTTCTAAGCGGTTGCAAAGATAGGAAGGTTTTCTACATTTCCAAACAAAAAAATCACATAATTTAAAGTTATTTTAAAGTTGTTTTTTAATTGGCTGGAATTGAATAAAGTAAAAAACACATAAAAAAATATTTTTTTTAATTTATTTTAAAAGTAGGATTTTTTGTACAGCTATTTTATGGTTTTTACTTTGGATTTACCATTTAATAAAGTTGCCAGTCATTACTTTTGTTGATGTTTTACCGTAATTTGGTTAATTGAATACGCCGAATTTTGAAATTCTATTTCTAAGTCTGGGTAGTTATAAAACAAAAAAATCTCCCGAAGGAGATTTTTTACTATTTAAAGCGCTAGTATTATTTTTTAAGTAATTCTAAGATTTTTGCTCTTAGTTCTGAACCTCTTAAATCCTGAGCAACCACTTTTCCTGATGCATCAAGTATAAAAGTAGCGGGAATTGATTCAACATTATATTGCTTTGCAATTGGTTCATCCCAAAATTTTAAATTTGAAACGTGTGTCCAAGTTAAACCATCAGCTGCAATAGCTTCTTTCCAATGCTCAGCATCTTTATCTAAAGATACTCCAACAATATTTAACCCTTTAGAATGTAATTCTTTATAAAGAGCCACAACATTTGGATTTTCTTTTCTACATGGTCCGCACCATGAAGCCCAGAAATCAACGATAGTTACTTTGCCTAAACTTTCTTTAAGCGAAACAACTTTTCCTTGCGGGTTAGGAGCCGAAAAATCTGCTCTTCATTTAGCGCTGCCAACAGGAGCTGCTGACGCACCAACTGCAGGCATTTTAGCTTGACCTAATCTAGTTTTGATTTCTTTACCAGGAGTAGTGTTTTTTAAAGACTCGTCTAATGAGTTGAAAATACTCTCAGATTTTTTAATATCTGCACTTGGATCATTAATCATACCCTGAACAATTAATACAGAGATAAATGATTTTGGGTGAGTTTCAGCGTAAGCTAAATATTTCTTTTTGCTGTTAGCTTGAACTTCAGTTTGAATTTCCATATATTGTTTCATCAAGCTGTTGATAGTTGCTGTATCTTGAGCTTGTTGAGCTTGCTGCATTTTTTGAGTATTCTTTTTCTGGAAATCAATTAAACTTTTTTGAGTTTTTGTCATATCCTCATTGAATTTCACATACTCATCATTGCTGTAAGTTCCAGAAATTTTAGATTTATGAATACTGTCTTTGTCAACTTCGATATTGATTTCTCCAGTTTCAAGGATAAAAGGGATTGGTCCGTTAGCACCTTGAAGGAGTAATGTGTGGAAAGCTGGTTCTGTAACTTTTCCTTTTATTTCAAATTTTCCATTTTCAACTTTTACAGTATCAAGAGCAACTGTCATTCTTGTAGCAGGATCTTGACCTTGAAGGATAATTGTTTTTCCATTTTCAATTCCTTTTGCAGTACCTGTAATAAGGTATTCTCCGTCTTTAACTTTGCTGCATGAAATGATAGCTGCAGAAGCTGTAAGTAAAAAAAGTATTTTTTTCATTATAAAAAATTAATTAGTTAATTGATTTGTGCAACAAAAGTATCTAAAATTATATAACATAAGGAATTTTGTAACCTAAAATTTTGTTATAGTTTTTTGTGATCTAAATGTCCTAAAATCAAGGTGTTTGCTGCTTTTATTTAATTAAAAACTAGTATTTGGTTTTTGTTTACAATACTTATAAGGCGTTTTTCTAACCGTAAGACATAAAAAAAGCACTCTGTAAGAAGAGTGCTTTTTGGAATATTTTAGAACAAAATTATTCTTGATTTGTTTTCTTTCTCCATGTGAAAGAATTCAAAATGTGTCTTTTTGCAAATCTCGCAGGAGAATCAGCATTTACCATTTTTACGTAAGTTGCTTTTGGTACACTGATGTATTCGTAAACACTTCCGTTAGAAAAGTCAATAATTAAACGACCTTCTACAAATTTAAAATCTGTTATAGAACAAGTTGAGATTGTTTCTGTGTATTCAGGTAAATTAAGTTTGATGGTATCAGGGTGGATACTTACTAAAAAGTGGTAAGCTTCAATGATTGTTTTACTTTTTTCTTCTGCTTCTTTTAAACCAGCGTCATCTCCTACAAATTTATCTGGATGAGATTCTTTCATCGCATTACGATAAATTGTTTTTAAATCTTTTAATTCAGCAGTTTTGTCTACGTTTAGTAACTTGCGGTATTCAACTATTTTTTTCATAAATAAAAGGTAACTACTTGTCTATTAGTTTGAAATCGTTCTTTTTTAGTTCAAATCGACAAATTTTTTGCAAAGGTACACTTTTTTTTAACTTTTTAGTTTTGATGCAAAAAATATTAAGGAAAGTTACTTTAATTAAATGTTAACTTGTTTTTACCGCAAAGCACGCAAAGTTTTTTATCTGAGAATCATTAAAATGAAAAGTTCACAAAGCTTAATTTAGAAAGCTTTGCGAACTTAATATTTAAATATGCTTTAACTCCTGGTTAAAAAACTCAGCGTGCTTTACGGTTACAACAAACGTCTAACAAACTTGAAACAAACAAAACTTAAAACCTGAAACAAATTATTCAGGCTTATGATTTGCTTTATCAAAGTTTCTCGATTTTTTAGGATATTGTTTGAAGCTGATATCGCTTGGATTTTCGATTACAGATTTAATTGTAACCCAGTCACCAACTTGAAAATTTGCCTGCACCATTTTATAGTCTAAAAGATATTCTCCGCAGAAATAATTGTTGTTTTCATCTTTTTCTATAATACCCGTAAAAACTCCCTTTTGCGGCATTTTTTGTTCTGAATCTTTAGACATGACTTTCATTTTTAAATTAAAAGTACAAAGTTAATCATTTTAGGTTTGTTTAGTGTGTTCGCGCTAATCTGAGTATATTTGCATATGCAGAAAAATTTTAAACCACATCCTAATTCTTTTAAAAATACATTTTGTGCTTTTCATGAAGTACTTCTGGACCGAGTAGCGGGTTTAAAGAAACAATTTGAGAGTAAAGCGGGGAGTACCTATTATTATACAGACGAAGGAATGTATCGTGTTTCGAATCATTGGGGGAGATTAGCCAATAGTAAATGGCGTTTAATTGCGCTTGAGCCTGAAACCCAATCAAAAATAAAGATTGGTTTTGCAAAATGGGAAGAATTTTATCCAGATAATGCCGATGAGAAACTCTATTACATTGATGCCGATTTCGAAAAAAACACCGCCAATTATCAGCATAAAAAAAATCCAGATTATGACGGAAAAGCAATTTTAAGAACCAGTTTTGAAACCACAAAACGATTAAAACAAGTACGAAATCTGCAGCAGCTTACTTCATGGGCAAAACATTTTGATTATGATGATATTGATGATTTGCGAAAACAGATTATTAATGAATTGATTTTCACCGAAAAGAGTTTAGAAGAAATTAAAAGAGAAATATATGGGACGCAATAACGAAAAAAACATCAAAAAACACAACGATAAATTGCACAAAGCCCAGGCCAAAGCAAAACAAGCGGAAATTGCACGCAAAGAAAAATTAAAAGAAATCGTAAAGAAATTCAACGAAAGTAAAAACGAAGAGTAAATAGTAGTTTCAAGTTTCAGGTTTCACGTTCCAAGTTAACCTGAAACCTGAAACCTGAAACTTGAAACCTGAAACAAAAAAAAACATGAATAGTAAATTTGAAGAATTAAAACCAAGAGTGCAGGAAATCATTGATTTGATTGCTGCCAAAAACGACAGAGAAGCAAACAATAAACTGCTGGAAGTAAGCGAAACATTAGATGAAATGATTGATTTTGCTGAAGAAGATGAAGAAGTGAGAGAAATAAGCCGTTATCAGGTTTTGTTAAATCAGCTTCACGTTAAAATTAATGGAGAAGAGCCAGTTGATGGAGAGTAAAAAATGCTTCTGTGATACCGGATTGCTTTTTGAAGATTGCTGCGGATTATATCTTCAGAATAATCAAAAAGCCCCAACTGCTTTGGTTTTAATGCGCTCTCGATATTCAGCGTATGCGACTCATAATGGCGATTATCTTTTAGAAACCACACATATTTCTGAAAGAAAATATTATTCTAAAGCCGAGATTTTGAAATGGGCAACAGCTAATACCTGGCAGAAACTCGAAATTTTAAGTTTTACTGAAAATACAGTCGAGTTCAAAGCGTATTTTTTAGATTCAAATCAAAAACCGCAGGTTCATTATGAATTTTCTACCTTTAAATTTGAAAATGATGCATGGTATTATGTTGACGGAAAGTTTGAATAATTAATAGAGCTAACAGTGTTAGCGGCCGGTTTTGGTTAAATATTTTAACTAAAAATTAATAAACGATTCGTTTTTCATAATTCCAAAAAGATGTAATTTTAAAATTATGAAAAACGAATTTAAAAAAGGATTTTATTTTAAGTCGTACGAAGCCCCGTTTCAGTCTCCGTTTGAAAAACTATTTGGCATTTTCAAAGAGCTGATCACCCATACTTCGGGGGATTTTGATGAAGCGATCAATTGGCTTCGCGAGTTAGATAAAGAATACAAACTCACCGACGAGAACTACACAATCGATGATTTTATCGAAGATTTAAAAAAGAAAGGATACATAAAAGACGAAGTCAAACCCGATGGTTCAAACGGTTTAGGAATTACCGCTAAAACAGAACGTGCGATTCGACAACAAGCTTTAGATCAGATTTTTGGAAATTTAAAACGTTCTGGAAACGGAAATCACAAAACCAAACATGCCGGAAATGGCGACGAACATACCGGAGAATTTCGTGAATTTAATTTTGGTGATGGTTTAGAACGTATCGCTTTAACCGAAAGTTTACGAAATGCTCAGATCAATAATGGTGTTGAAAGTTTCATGCTTACCGAAAATGATTTGGTGGTTGAAGAAACGCAGCATAAAGCCCAAATGAGTACCGTTTTGATGATCGACATCAGTCATAGTATGATTTTATATGGCGAAGACCGAATTACACCAGCCAAAAAAGTAGCAATGGCTTTAGCGGAATTAATAACAACTCGTTATCCAAAAGATACACTTGATATTTTAGTCTTCGGAAACGATGCCTGGACAATTCCTATAAAAGATTTACCGTATTTGCAAGTTGGACCTTATCATACCAATACAGTTGCTGGATTACAGCTGGCAATGGATATTTTGCGTCGAAAACGTAATACCAACAAACAGATTTTTATGATTACCGATGGTAAACCAAGTTGTGTCCGTGAGCGTGATGGTTCTTATTATATGAATAGTAACGGACTTGACGAATACATTGTCGATAAATGTTACACACAGGCACAGCAGGCTAGAAAACTGCATATTCCGATTACGACATTCATGATTGCCAGAGATCCTTATTTGCAGCGATTTGTAAATCATTTTACAGAAGCCAATCAAGGAAAAGCATTTTATACAGGATTAAAAGGTCTTGGTGAAATGATTTTTGAAGATTATGAAACAAATAGGAAGAAGAGAGTTCGTTAAAGTGGTCAGTTATCAGTCGCAGTATTCAGTTTTTACTGTGCGCAATCTATATCATAGAGATGCACTGCAGTGCGTCTACACAAAGTGATGACACAAAATTGTCAATCAACATCAACATCAAAAACAATTCAAATTATATATTTCAATAAAATGGAAATAAACAATATAAAAACATTAGGGCAGTTAAAAGCTGCAGGATATAAAAGCATAAGTATAAAAGACGAATTACGAAATAATCTTCGTGAGAAAATTAAAACGGGAAAGCCTGTTTTTGAAGGCGTTCACGGTTTTGAAAATACAGTAATTCCAGAATTAGAACGTGCGATTCTTTCTCGTCACAACATTAATTTATTAGGATTGCGCGGACAAGCAAAAACTCGTTTGGCGCGTAAAATGATAGAATTATTAGATGAATACATTCCGTTTGTAACAGGTTCAGAAATTAATGATGATCCGTTGAAACCAATTTCACGTTTTGCTAAAGACATTATTGAAGAAAAAGGCGATGATACTCCAATTTCATGGTTACACAGAAGCGAACGTTTCTTCGAAAAACTGGCCACTCCAGACGTTACAGTTGCGGATTTAATTGGAGATGTTGACCCAATAAAAGCGGCGAATTTAAAATTATCGTATGCAGATGATCGTGTTATTCACTTCGGAATGATTCCACGAGCAAACAGATGTATCTTCGTAATCAACGAATTACCAGATTTACAAGCGAGAATTCAAGTAGCATTGTTTAATATTTTACAGGAAGGCGATATACAAATTCGTGGTTTTAAATTAAGAATGCCATTAGATATGCAGTTTGTTTTCACAGCAAATCCAGAAGATTATACCAACAGAGGAAGTATTGTAACACCTTTAAAAGATAGAATTGGTTCGCAAATTCTAACCCATTATCCTGAAACAGTTGCCATTGCAAGAACGATTACCGAGCAGGAAGCAAAACTAGATCAGAATCAAAGTGATGTAGTATATGTTCCAGGTTTGGCGAGAGATATTTTAGAACAAATTAGTTTTGAAGCGCGTGACAGCGAATACATTGATAATAAAAGCGGTGTAAGTGCCAGAATGAGTATTACGGCTTTTGAAAATTTAATCAGCACTGCTGAACGCCGAGCTTTAAAATCAGGAGCCGATAAAACGAATCTGCGTTTGTCTGATTTTATGGGAATTATTCCAGCCATTACCGGAAAAGTAGAATTAGTTTATGAAGGAGAACAGGAGGGAGCAGCCGTTGTGGCACAACATTTAATTGGCTCTGCCATTAGAACTTTATTCCCTAATTATTTTCCTAAAATTGAAAAATTAGAAAAACAGGGAGAGAAAACACCTTACTCAGATTTGATTGAATGGTTTTTTGCAGAAAGCGGTTTTGAATTATTAGACGATGCTTCAGATACTGAGTATCAGAGTATTTTAGACGAAGTAACACCTCTTGATGCTCTGATAAAAAAATACCAGCCTGAATTGGATAAAAAAGACCAATATTTTGTAAAAGAATTTATTTTATGGGCTTTAGTCGAATACAATAAACTAAGCAAAGATCGTTTTGCAACTGGGCACCAGTTTAAGGATATGTACGGAAGTTATATCAGCAAACTTTAAAGATTTTTCTTTAGAATTTAATCTGGTCTAGCCGGTTTTTTAAAACTGGCTGGGCCTTTTCAATTTAGAATAATTTACTTTTACCTTCCAAAATATAAATTATGTTGTTTCTTATTTTAAGTGTATTGTGCAGTGTAACTGTAGGTGTAATTTTCAAGATTACCCGTAAGTATAATTCCAATCCTATTCAAATTGTTGCGTTTAATTATGTTACTGCCATTCTACTTTGTTATTTCACATTCAAGCCTGATTTAAATGAAGTTCATGCAGATGCTCCTTGGAATATTTATATCGCAATTGGAGTTTTATTGCCCATATTATTTTTAATACTGGCCGCTTCCATCAAACATATGGGAATCGTAAAAACCGATGCTGCCCAGCGATTGTCATTATTTATTCCAATACTGGCTGCTTGGCTTGTTTTTAAAGAAGAATTCAATACTTATAAAGTAATCGGGCTGATTATAGGTTTTACAGCACTCTTATTTATTTTAAGAAAAAAGACCAGCAACGAAGAAAATAAATGGATATATCCAGCGGCAGTTTTATTGGGTTTTGGAATCATTGATATTCTTTTTAAACAAATCGCCCTTTATACCACATTGCCGTATACAACCTCTCTATTTATCGTTTTTGATATTTCACTAGCTGTTGCTCTTTTTATTGTAGTTTATGATGTGGCCTTTAAAAAAGTAAAATTAGACTATAAAAACCTGCTGTTTGGAGCTTTAGTTGGAATTTTTAATTTTGGGAATATTCTGTTTTATTTAAAAGCACACAAAGCATTTTCTGAGAATCCATCAACTGTTTTTGCAGGAATGAATATGGGAGTTATTATTTTAGGAAGCCTTGTCGGTCTTCTTTTCTTTAAAGAAAAACTCTCCAAAACTAATTTAATAGGACTTATTTTAGCACTAATTTCAATTATTTTTATTGTTAGATCACAATTTTAATGCATTTAATACATTTGTAAAACGTTAATTTACAGTTGTTTTTTGAATTAAATAAATTTTTTTGAAAATAAACTCGACTAATTCTATAGAATTTATAAATTAATTTTTATAAATTTGTCACAACAATGAAAAACTATAGTCTAAATATCATCCCGTTTATGTGCAGTTTGACGATGTGCTGCATGTCGACCCGTGCGATGAAATGGCGTTAATAGAGAAAGTACTTGTTAGTTATTTTTTTTTTTTAGCCTTTCATGCACCAATGAAAGGCTTTTTTTTAAAACCATTTTAAAATCGATATAAAAATGAGATCAAATAGAAACATACAAAGTAAGATGCAGTGCTGTCTAATGAAGATTCCGTGTTGCATGTGTTGTTGCCGTTGATTATTGAGAGAACATTTTTAGAACCCAAATCTATAAACCAAAATTTTAAAAGATAAAAAACTATGAGTGCAGAAATTATAAAGCAAAATCCGTTTCAATCTATGATTGATCGTTTTAATATAGCAGCCGATATTCTTAATTTAGAAGAATCAATCAGACAAAAGCTGCAGCGACCAGAAAAACAAATTGTGGTCAATTTTTCTATTACTTTAGATAACGGAACCGAAAAAAACTTCGAAGGATATCGTGTTATTCACAATACAGCTTTAGGACCATCAAAAGGCGGGATTCGATATGATAATTCCGTGAATCTGGATGAAGTAAAAGCTCTTGCTGCCTGGATGACCTGGAAATCAGCTGTAACCGGAATTCCGTTTGGTGGCGCAAAAGGTGGTATTATATGCGATCCGAGAACACTCTCTAAAACGGAATTAGAAAGAATTACAAGAGCCTATACAAAAGCTTTAGCTGATATTTTTGGTCCTGAAAAAGATGTTCCAGCTCCAGATATGGGAACCGGTCCAGATGAAATGGGCTGGCTGATGGATGAATTTTCATTAGTTCATGGGAAAACCATTCACGCGGTAGTGACTGGAAAACATTTGCATTCTGGAGGTTCATTGGGTAGAGTAGAAGCAACAGGAAGAGGAGTGAGCATAATCAGTCTATTAGCTTTAGAAAAATTAAAAATCAGACCGGCACGCTCTACAGCTGCCATTCAAGGATTTGGAAATGTAGGACTTCATTCGGCTTTATTTTTATATGAAAAAGGAGTGAAAATTGTAGCAGTAAGTGATGTTTCTGAAGCATTCTACAATCCTGATGGAATCAATATTCCCGAATTGATTTTGTATTACAATTTGAATAACAAAACCATTAAAGGATATCCCAATTCAGTTGCTATTAAACACGATGAGCTGCTTTTTTTAGAAGTCGATCTGCTTATTCCTGCAGCCAAGGAAGATGTGATTACACAGAAAAATGCGAATGATATTCGCGCTAGAATCATTGTAGAAGCGGCAAATGGGCCAGTTTCTTCTGATGCAGATAAAATTCTACATGAAAAGAATGTTTTAGTGGTACCAGATATTTTAGCGAATGCGGGAGGTGTAACCGTTTCGTATTTTGAATGGCTTCAGAATTCGTTGTTAGAATCTTGGAGAATTCACCAGATTAACAAACGTCTGGAAGACATTTTGGAGAAAGGTTTCGAAACCGTATTTAGAACTGCCGCGAAATACAGCGTAACGCCAAGAATTGCGGCTTACATTATTGCCCTGAAAAAAGTTTCCGAAACACAATCCGTTAAAGAAGTGGCTTTAGAAGCCGAAAAGTTTAAACAGAATTAATAATTATATATCCTCAATCAAGATGATTTTCATTGGTCATAAAAGGTGTTTATGCATTCTTTTTTGGCTGATGAAAATGTCTTTTTTAAACACTGTCAATTAATATAAAGTAATCTTTAAAAATGAAAAACATTAATTTTCTAGCCTTTGCAATGCCCGCTTTCTTTCTTTTTCTATTTCTGGAATACAAGCTGGCCCAACGAAAAAAGAGACCTGAAATTTTTAATTATGAAAGCTCTGTTTCTAATATCAGTATTGGAATAGCAGAGCGATTGATTAACTTGTTTATCGCTGCAAGTTTTTATCAATTGTATTATTTGATTTATGATGACTACCGAATTTTCGATATTCCGAGTGGTGTTTTGGTTTGGATTGCCTTGATTCTCGCCACAGATTTTGTCTGGTATTGGTATCATAGATTAGGGCATGAAGTCAATTTTTTCTGGGCGGCACATATTGTGCATCATCACAGTGAAGAATTTAATTTTACGGCCGCAGCCAGAATTACTACTTTTCAAGCCATAATCCGAACGGGATTTTGGTGTGTCTTACCTCTTGTTGGTTTTCATCCTTCAATGGTTATTACCATGCTTATTGTTCACGGTGCCTATTCGTTTTTCACTCATACACAAATCATCGGCAGAATTAAATGGCTCGAATATGTCTTTGTAACGCCTTCTGTTCATGGTGTTCATCATGCTTCTGATGAAAAATATCTCGATAAAAACTATGGAGATATGTTTACATTTTGGGATCGCCTTTTTGGAACTTTTCAAGCAGAAGAAGAAAAACCAAAATATGGATTGACACATCCGTTAAAAACGTACAGTTTCCTTTGGCAGCATTTTCATTACTATTTTGAAATTTACGAATTATGGAAACGTTCAAAAGGTTTTAAAGCCAGATGGAAAGCTGTTTTTGGAAGTCCTGCCGATATGGATCAGGATATTCGCCCCATTCTAGAAAAACGTTTCCTTCAAGATAAAAGTAATCCGCATCAAAGACTCCGTTTTCGAAATTACCTTTACATACAATTGGGAATCTCTACTTTACTGCTTACTGTTTTTACCTATTATTTTGATGCATTGAATGCGTTTGATAAAATTTTTGTACTCTGCTTAATCATTATTACA
This is a stretch of genomic DNA from Flavobacterium endoglycinae. It encodes these proteins:
- a CDS encoding site-specific integrase; amino-acid sequence: MLESSFGLGFFLKRPRIESREWIVYFRITVDGIRRESSTKRRWDNTRWDQRFERAVGSKEDAKSLNFFLDSLTLKINEIKTEMMYSGKTITAEKIMDEILGRTAPKIKVLEEFQKHNDEMEALLGKGYAKGTLDRFTITKNHLTAFIKFKLKKDDVEFADLNLEFVKDFEFYLRTVRDCSNNTTLKYIANFKKIVIRAIDREIISKDPFRNFKGRKTKLVKKPLTAQELYELESHYFTTDRLNVVRDVFVFQCYTGLAYIDAYQLKKTDIKEGIDGNLWIMSERQKTNSSFNVPLLPHALKIVEKYKEHPLCMQRGTVLPVSSNQKMNEYLKEIAVLCGFPFTLNTHMARRTFGSTVTLNNNVPINVVKELLGHASVKQTEAYAITEQATIGREMSILNKKLNKNESKISKPDLAVLTRLEKEIQAIKQKYNISS
- a CDS encoding DUF4369 domain-containing protein, which translates into the protein MKKILFLLTASAAIISCSKVKDGEYLITGTAKGIENGKTIILQGQDPATRMTVALDTVKVENGKFEIKGKVTEPAFHTLLLQGANGPIPFILETGEINIEVDKDSIHKSKISGTYSNDEYVKFNEDMTKTQKSLIDFQKKNTQKMQQAQQAQDTATINSLMKQYMEIQTEVQANSKKKYLAYAETHPKSFISVLIVQGMINDPSADIKKSESIFNSLDESLKNTTPGKEIKTRLGQAKMPAVGASAAPVGSAK
- a CDS encoding KTSC domain-containing protein — translated: MKKIVEYRKLLNVDKTAELKDLKTIYRNAMKESHPDKFVGDDAGLKEAEEKSKTIIEAYHFLVSIHPDTIKLNLPEYTETISTCSITDFKFVEGRLIIDFSNGSVYEYISVPKATYVKMVNADSPARFAKRHILNSFTWRKKTNQE
- a CDS encoding YchJ family protein, encoding MEKSQLMESKKCFCDTGLLFEDCCGLYLQNNQKAPTALVLMRSRYSAYATHNGDYLLETTHISERKYYSKAEILKWATANTWQKLEILSFTENTVEFKAYFLDSNQKPQVHYEFSTFKFENDAWYYVDGKFE
- a CDS encoding vWA domain-containing protein produces the protein MKNEFKKGFYFKSYEAPFQSPFEKLFGIFKELITHTSGDFDEAINWLRELDKEYKLTDENYTIDDFIEDLKKKGYIKDEVKPDGSNGLGITAKTERAIRQQALDQIFGNLKRSGNGNHKTKHAGNGDEHTGEFREFNFGDGLERIALTESLRNAQINNGVESFMLTENDLVVEETQHKAQMSTVLMIDISHSMILYGEDRITPAKKVAMALAELITTRYPKDTLDILVFGNDAWTIPIKDLPYLQVGPYHTNTVAGLQLAMDILRRKRNTNKQIFMITDGKPSCVRERDGSYYMNSNGLDEYIVDKCYTQAQQARKLHIPITTFMIARDPYLQRFVNHFTEANQGKAFYTGLKGLGEMIFEDYETNRKKRVR
- a CDS encoding magnesium chelatase; this encodes MEINNIKTLGQLKAAGYKSISIKDELRNNLREKIKTGKPVFEGVHGFENTVIPELERAILSRHNINLLGLRGQAKTRLARKMIELLDEYIPFVTGSEINDDPLKPISRFAKDIIEEKGDDTPISWLHRSERFFEKLATPDVTVADLIGDVDPIKAANLKLSYADDRVIHFGMIPRANRCIFVINELPDLQARIQVALFNILQEGDIQIRGFKLRMPLDMQFVFTANPEDYTNRGSIVTPLKDRIGSQILTHYPETVAIARTITEQEAKLDQNQSDVVYVPGLARDILEQISFEARDSEYIDNKSGVSARMSITAFENLISTAERRALKSGADKTNLRLSDFMGIIPAITGKVELVYEGEQEGAAVVAQHLIGSAIRTLFPNYFPKIEKLEKQGEKTPYSDLIEWFFAESGFELLDDASDTEYQSILDEVTPLDALIKKYQPELDKKDQYFVKEFILWALVEYNKLSKDRFATGHQFKDMYGSYISKL
- a CDS encoding DMT family transporter gives rise to the protein MLFLILSVLCSVTVGVIFKITRKYNSNPIQIVAFNYVTAILLCYFTFKPDLNEVHADAPWNIYIAIGVLLPILFLILAASIKHMGIVKTDAAQRLSLFIPILAAWLVFKEEFNTYKVIGLIIGFTALLFILRKKTSNEENKWIYPAAVLLGFGIIDILFKQIALYTTLPYTTSLFIVFDISLAVALFIVVYDVAFKKVKLDYKNLLFGALVGIFNFGNILFYLKAHKAFSENPSTVFAGMNMGVIILGSLVGLLFFKEKLSKTNLIGLILALISIIFIVRSQF
- a CDS encoding Glu/Leu/Phe/Val family dehydrogenase, giving the protein MSAEIIKQNPFQSMIDRFNIAADILNLEESIRQKLQRPEKQIVVNFSITLDNGTEKNFEGYRVIHNTALGPSKGGIRYDNSVNLDEVKALAAWMTWKSAVTGIPFGGAKGGIICDPRTLSKTELERITRAYTKALADIFGPEKDVPAPDMGTGPDEMGWLMDEFSLVHGKTIHAVVTGKHLHSGGSLGRVEATGRGVSIISLLALEKLKIRPARSTAAIQGFGNVGLHSALFLYEKGVKIVAVSDVSEAFYNPDGINIPELILYYNLNNKTIKGYPNSVAIKHDELLFLEVDLLIPAAKEDVITQKNANDIRARIIVEAANGPVSSDADKILHEKNVLVVPDILANAGGVTVSYFEWLQNSLLESWRIHQINKRLEDILEKGFETVFRTAAKYSVTPRIAAYIIALKKVSETQSVKEVALEAEKFKQN
- a CDS encoding sterol desaturase family protein yields the protein MKNINFLAFAMPAFFLFLFLEYKLAQRKKRPEIFNYESSVSNISIGIAERLINLFIAASFYQLYYLIYDDYRIFDIPSGVLVWIALILATDFVWYWYHRLGHEVNFFWAAHIVHHHSEEFNFTAAARITTFQAIIRTGFWCVLPLVGFHPSMVITMLIVHGAYSFFTHTQIIGRIKWLEYVFVTPSVHGVHHASDEKYLDKNYGDMFTFWDRLFGTFQAEEEKPKYGLTHPLKTYSFLWQHFHYYFEIYELWKRSKGFKARWKAVFGSPADMDQDIRPILEKRFLQDKSNPHQRLRFRNYLYIQLGISTLLLTVFTYYFDALNAFDKIFVLCLIIITLINCGAILEQRKWIYYLEYARLYMIAIFFLYEENLIMFFFIPLAVMIFAEQLFSLSRYYQNMILQLERSE